CATTGTTTCAGATTACAAAAATTGTTAGCTATCACTGAGATGTTCTTACATGCCATCTTTTAATGTCATACGCCTGATCCCCTCTTATGGCAGACGCCTGTGCTGCACTTATCGAAGGATGCAGCtagttgtcatggcaacagtgCTGGCGCTGGCAGGTGCCAGTAAGCATTGCAGTTCCGGCTGCTCCCTGAAAAATGTTAGCATCCCCGTGGAGAGCTGTGGCATAACTGAATGGGTCTACACCACCATATGTGAAGGATATTGCTACAATGAGGTATTGCCAAGTTCTAAATGTTAATGACAGTTAAGCGTGAACTTGATTGCTTATTTTAGAGAATTGTCATAGTATCACAAACAACTGTAAGATACTGTTCTGTCCACAGGATCCAGTCTACATGTCCCCTGGGAAACGGGCTGAACAGAAAGTCTGCAATGATAAGTGGACCACCTACGAAGTGAAATACATCAGCGGTTGTCCAGAGGGTGTTAGCTACCCTGTGGCCAAAGACTGCAAGTGTAATTCATGTGATGAAGACAACACAGACTGTGGACGTGTTTCTTCAATCAGCTGTTTTTAAAACTCTTTTCATTTGAgtcttgaaaaggaaaaaaaaaagtatgtttctgcatttaaatgtgaaaaaaaaatcaaacttcaACTGGTTTCATTGTGTAAATGATCACAGAAATGTCAGTAAATTGTAGTCATACATCAGATTTACCcccatttttcatggaaaatgtataCAATATTAGAGGTTGATTAGATTTtcgagaatttttttggggtttcctGTGCATTTCAATGAGGGTCAATTATGCACGGATTTTCACAATTTGTGGGTCAGGCGAATAGTGGGGTTCTGATGTATAATTTTAATCTGTAATATCAttcattcaccactagatggtcgatgaggaagaagagcttactactatatagacattaaacaaactggaacaagtgtctaaatggctttgcataaaacaaaggctttgtgtgaaaccactgctctgatctgccgaaacccgggatcgaaccagggacctttagatcttcagtctaacgctctcccaactgagctatttcagCTTTGGAAGAATTTTTAGCtctgagcggctcactcaaccaaCGCCTGGAACAGGGAAATTATGTATGAGTTGATATCAGAAAAAactttgttaaaatatgaaGGACAAAGTCAGTGTACTAGTGAGCTGAAGTGTCTTTCTATTTAGGAAGAAGAGCTTTCTATTATAAAGACAATAAACAAAGTGAGCAAGTGTCTAAATTGCTTCGCATAGAACTAAGGCTTCATGTGAAACCACTGCTCTTatctgccgaaacccgggatcgaaccagggacctttagatgTTCAGTCTAtcgctctcccaactgagctatttcggcttttgaagaattttggctctgagcggctcactcaaccaaCGCCTGGAACAGGGAAATTATGTATGAGTTGATTTcagaaaatactttgttaaaatatgaaGGACAAAGTCAGTGTACTAGTGAGCTGAAGTGTCTTTCTATTTAGGAAGAAGAGCTTTCTACTATTGAAAGATATtatcacatttttaatacctaatttcatatatcaactattgttacacattatgaacattttaattcttcagattaacctataagaaatattttgtgtcctgtgcagagcagatggtgttgatttcggtataatctgacctaaactgggtcatattatttagtctaaaaaagtttcttctcagcgctttgtacacgcacatttcggtcttgaaaacaaaatttgctttgaaataacacacacatactctttactttcttcatcagtcacggccaccgtaaatttggttcaacttgtttgtgagattttgctatgggaaaatccttcaactatataacacattctgtctcaaaaacatccacctgaccttgtttacgccatctgctcacggaaaagtaccagagagtatgtttagtctataaatgaaaaggaggaggtctttttaactataagaagctattgtacacgtagaagagcacatttgacgctctgaaatcccacgttctttaagtgatgaaatcggaagctgttatctgtccagagattctctgtttttttattaaatcattcttgcaaaaggtgtatttttcttacattaaatctatcctcatttttggaacaagcaaagaggacaaaattcgtCAAAAATCCTCTTCACTataaagacaacaaacaaagtgagcaagtgtctaaatggcttcgCATAGAACTAAGGATTCATGTGAAACCACTGCTCTTATCTGCCGAAACCCAggatcgaaccagggacctttagatcttcagtctaacactctcccaactgagctatttcggctttttgtttttggagcggctcactcaaccaaCACCTGGATCAGGGAACGTGTATAAGTTGATTACagataatactttgttaaagtacAAAGGGAGTTGAAGTGTCTTTTtattgaggaagaagagcttacTACTAAATAGACAATAAACAAACTggaacaagtgtctaaatggcttTGCATAAAACGAAGGATTTGTGTGAAACCACTGCTCTGatctgccgaaacccgggatcgaaccagggacctttagatcttcagtctaacgctctcccaactgagctatttcggcttttgaagaatttttgctctgagcggctcactcaaccaaTGCCTGGAACAGGGAAATTATGTATGAGTTGATTTcagaaaatactttgttaaaatatgaaGCACAAAGTCAGTGTACTAGTGAGCTGAAGTGTCTTTCTATTTAGGAAGAAGAGCTTTCTATTATAAAGACAATAAACAAAGTGAGCAAGTGTCTAAATTGCTTCGCATAGAACTAAGGCTTCATGTGAAACCACTGCTCTTATCTGCCAAAACCCAggatcgaaccagggacctttagatcttcagtctaacgctctcccaactgagctatttcggctTTTTGCTTTGgagcggctcactcaaccaaCACCTGTATCAGGGAACGTGTATAAGTTGATTACAGATATTACTTTGTTAAAGCACAAAGTCAGTTGAAGTGTCTTTTtattgaggaagaagagcttactactaaaaagacaataaacaaactgcaacaagtgtctaaatggctttgcataaaacaaaggctttgtgtgaaaccactgctctgatctgccgaaacccgggatcgaaccagggacctttagatcttcagtctaacgctctcccagctgagctatttcggcttttgaagaattttggctctgagcggctcactcaaccaaCGCCTGGAACAGGGAAATTATGTATGAGTTGATTTCAGAAAATACTTTGTTGAAATATGAAGGACAAAGTCAGTGTACTAGTGAGCTGAAGTGTCTTTCTATTTAGGAAGAAGAGCTTTCTACTATTGAAAGATATtatcacatttttaatacctaatttcatatatcaactattgttacacattatgaacattttaattcttcagattaacctataagaaatattttgtgtcctgtgcagagcagatggtgttgatttcggtataatctgacctaaactgggtcatattatttagtctaaaaaagtttcttctcagcgctttgtacacgcacatttcggtcttgaaaacaaaatttgctttgaaataacacacacatactctttactttcttcatcagtcacggccaccgtaaatttggttcaacttgtttgtgagattttgctatgggaaaatccttcaactatataacacattctgtctcaaaaacatccacctgaccttgtttacgccatctgctcacggaaaagtaccagagagtatgtttagtctataaatgaaaaggaggaggtctttttaactataagaagctattgtacacgtagaagagcacatttgacgctctgaaatcccacgttctttaagtgatgaaatcggaagctgttatctgtccagagattctctgtttttttattaaatcattcttgcaaaaggtgtatttttcttacattaaatctatcctcatttttggaacaagcaaagaggacaaaattcgtCAAAAATCCTCTTCACTataaagacaacaaacaaagtgagcaagtgtctaaatggcttcgCATAGAACTAAGGATTCATGTGAAACCACTGCTCTTATCTGCCGAAACCCAGgatcgagccagggacctttagatcttcagtctaacactctcccaactgagctatttcggctttttgttttggagcggctcactcaaccaaCACCTGGATCAGGGAACGTGTATAAGTTGATTACagataatactttgttaaagtacAAAGGGAGTTGAAGTGTCTTTTtattgaggaagaagagcttacTACTAAATAGACAATAAACAAACTggaacaagtgtctaaatggcttTGCATAAAACGAAGGATTTGTGTGAAACCACTGCTCTGatctgccgaaacccgggatcgaaccagggacctttagatcttcagtctaacgctctcccaactgagctatttcggcttttgaagaatttttgctctgagcggctcactcaaccaaTGCCTGGAACAGGGAAATTATGTATGAGTTGATTTcagaaaatactttgttaaaatatgaaGCACAAAGTCAGTGTACTAGTGAGCTGAAGTGTCTTTCTATTTAGGAAGAAGAGCTTTCTATTATAAAGACAATAAACAAAGTGAGCAAGTGTCTAAATTGCTTCGCATAGAACTAAGGCTTCATGTGAAACCACTGCTCTTATCTGCCGAAACCCAggatcgaaccagggacctttagatcttcagtctaacgctctcccaactgagctatttcagCTTTTTGCTTTGgagcggctcactcaaccaaCACCTGTATCAGGGAACGTGTATAAGTTGATTACAGATATTACTTTGTTAAAGCACAAAGTCAGTTGAAGTGTCTTTTtattgaggaagaagagcttactactaaaaagacaataaacaaactgcaacaagtgtctaaatggcttTGCATAAAACAAAGGCTTTGTGTGAAACCACTGCTCTGATCTGCCAAAACCCgggatcgaaccagggacctttagatcttcagtctaacgctctcccagctgagctatttcggcttttgaagaattttggctctgagcggctcactcaaccaaCGCCTGGAACAGGGAAATTATGTATGAGTTGATTTCAGAAAATACTTTGTTGAAATATGAAGGACAAAGTCAGTGTACTAGTGAGCTGAAGTGTCTTTCTATTTAGGAAGAAGAGCTTTCTACTATTGAAAGATATtatcacatttttaatacctaatttcatatatcaactattgttacacattatgaacattttaattcttcagattaacctataagaaatattttgtgtcctgtgcagagcagatggtgttgatttcggtataatctgacctaaactgggtcatattatttagtctaaaaaagtttcttctcagcgctttgtacacgcacatttcggtcttgaaaacaaaatttgctttgaaataacacacacatactctttactttcttcatcagtcacggccaccgtaaatttggttcaacttgtttgtgagattttgctatgggaaaatccttcaactatataacacattctgtctcaaaaacatccacctgaccttgtttacgccatctgctcacggaaaagtaccagagagtatgtttagtctataaatgaaaaggaggaggtctttttaactataagaagctattgtacacgtagaagagcacatttgacgctctgaaatcccacgttctttaagtgatgaaatcggaagctgttatctgtccagagattctctgtttttttattaaatcattcttgcaaaaggtgtatttttcttacattaaatctatcctcatttttggaacaagcaaagaggacaaaattcgtCAAAAATCCTCTTCACTataaagacaacaaacaaagtgagcaagtgtctaaatggcttcgCATAGAACTAAGGATTCATGTGAAACCACTGCTCTTATCTGCCGAAACCCAggatcgaaccagggacctttagatcttcagtctaacactctcccaactgagctatttcggctttttgttttggagcggctcactcaaccaaCACCTGGATCAGGGAACGTGTATAAGTTGATTACagataatactttgttaaagtacAAAGGGAGTTGAAGTGTCTTTTtattgaggaagaagagcttacTACTAAATAGACAATAAACAAACTggaacaagtgtctaaatggcttTGCATAAAACGAAGGATTTGTGTGAAACCACTGCTCTGATCTGCCAAAACCCgggatcgaaccagggacctttagatcttcagtctaacgctctcccaactgagctatttcggcttttgaagaatttttgctctgagcggctcactcaaccaaTGCCTGGAACAGGGAAATTATGTATGAGTTGATTTcagaaaatactttgttaaaatatgaaGCACAAAGTCAGTGTACTAGTGAGCTGAAGTGTCTTTCTATTTAGGAAGAAGAGCTTTCTATTATAAAGACAATAAACAAAGTGAGCAAGTGTCTAAATTGCTTCGCATAGAACTAAGGCTTCATGTGAAACCACTGCTCTTatctgccgaaacccgggatcgaaccagggacctttagatcttcagtctaacgctctcccaactgagctatttcggcttttgaagaatttttagctctgagcggctcactcaaccaaCGCCTGGAACAGGGAAATTATGTATGAGTTGATTTcagaaaatactttgttaaaatatgaaGGACAAAGTCAGTGTACTAGTGAGCTGAAGTGTCTTTCTATTTAGGAAGAAGAGCTTTCTATTATAAAGACAATAAACAAAGTGAGCAAGTGTCTAAATTGCTTCGCATAGAACTAAGACTTCATGTGAAACCACTGCTCTTATCTGCCGAAACCCAggatcgaaccagggacctttagatcttcagtctaacgctctcccaactgagctatttcggctTTTTGCTTTGgagcggctcactcaaccaaCACCTGGATCAGGGAACGTGTATAAGTTGATTGCagataatactttgttaaagtacAAAGGGAGTTGAAGTGTCTTTTtattgaggaagaagagcttacTACTAAATAGACAATAAACAAACTGGAACAGGTGTCTAAATGGCTTTGCATAAAACGAAGGATTTGTGTGAAACCACTGCTCTCATCTGCCAAAACCCgggatcgaaccagggacctttagatcttcagtctaacactctcccaactgagctatttcagcttttgaagattttttgctctgagcggctcactcaaccaaTGCCTGGAACAGGGAAATTATGTATGAGTTGATTTcagaaaatactttgttaaaatatgaaGAACAAAGTCAGTGTACTAGTGAGCTGAAGTGTCTTTCTATTTAGGAAGAAGAGCTTTCTActataaagacaataaaaaaagtgagcaagtgtctaaatggcttcgCGTAGAACTGATGCTTCATGTGAAACCACTGCTCTTATCTGCCAAAACCCGGGATCGAACaagggacctttagatcttcagtctaacgctctcccaactgagctatttctgctttttgttttggagTGGCTCACTTAACCAACACCTGGATCAGGGGACGTGTATAAGTTGATTACagataatactttgttaaagtacAAAGTGAGTTGAAGTGTCTTTTtattgaggaagaagagcttacTACTAAATAGACAATAAACAAACTGCaacaagtgtctaaatggc
This portion of the Vanacampus margaritifer isolate UIUO_Vmar chromosome 4, RoL_Vmar_1.0, whole genome shotgun sequence genome encodes:
- the LOC144050303 gene encoding gonadotropin subunit beta-1-like; the encoded protein is MQLVVMATVLALAGASKHCSSGCSLKNVSIPVESCGITEWVYTTICEGYCYNEDPVYMSPGKRAEQKVCNDKWTTYEVKYISGCPEGVSYPVAKDCKCNSCDEDNTDCGRVSSISCF